CCTGGTCCCGGAAATCGGAAAAACCGCCGAACTCGTGCAGGAAATCGCGTCAAGTTGTACAGAACAGGATAAAGGCATCAGCGAAATCAGCGCATCGGTCAATCAGCTTGACCAGGTAGTTCAGGGCAATGCTTCAGCCTCCGAGGAAATGGCCTCAACCAGTGAAGAACTGGCCGCTCAAGCCGAAAATCTGGCACAGGCAATGACCTTTTTCAAGGTGCAAAACGCTGATTGGGCTGCCCCCAAAAGCACTCCAAAAATCAAGGCTGCACCACCCCAGCCGCTCCCTTCTCATTCTCCGTCTTCACCCCCTTCAAAAAAGGAAACGAACACGGGGGTCGATTTAAACATGGATGATGAGAACGACGATTACGAACGGTTCTAGACTATCGGCACAGAGGCATGACTCCCGATGTCTCTGTGCCTTTTTCATTTCGAGAGGAATCTTTCCGCGTAGCGGGAAAACCGCTAACTGCACAACAGGCATGGCCGATTATCGCAGCTGAATCCAATCTTTCAGCCCATATTTCAACAACAGGTAGTTCAACTGGCCGGTCTTGCGCATGACTGATACCCCTTTATCAAGGATGTCACACAATTTTCTCGAACGCTCCGGCCGCTCGGATGTCATGGCAAAACTCAAATATTGATCTGTTGGATCGGCATAACACCCGCCATAAAACAGAACATCTTTCAGTCCGAGAGATTTGAGATAATATTCCACGACCACCTTGTTTCCGGCAAGGACCTGAATCCGTTTGTCCTTGAGCATCTTCAACAGCCGAACAACCGGTTCATCCCCATACATGACATGAAATTTTTCAGGCGAACGGATCACCGCATCACGCAGCCAGTCACGGTATTCATACCCTTTGACAAGTCCCACCATGACATCAGCAAGCGATTCCTCACCGGCAAACATCCATCCGGGCTGGTTCGTATAAAAACACAACAGATCCTTGCCAAGGGTCTCGTTCGGGAAAATGAACCCTGAGTGGTCATCTTGCAAACACCCGATCAGAATATCGGCCTTGCCACTCCGCACGTCGTCAACAGCGCGTTTCCATGGCATCGGCTGATAT
The genomic region above belongs to Pseudodesulfovibrio sp. JC047 and contains:
- a CDS encoding transporter substrate-binding domain-containing protein, whose product is MNQKTLCILYCVLLLLGMELSAWGQEQIVVVADERMPYNGRTGSRMEGYAVEILRAVFESKGYEIQYQPMPWKRAVDDVRSGKADILIGCLQDDHSGFIFPNETLGKDLLCFYTNQPGWMFAGEESLADVMVGLVKGYEYRDWLRDAVIRSPEKFHVMYGDEPVVRLLKMLKDKRIQVLAGNKVVVEYYLKSLGLKDVLFYGGCYADPTDQYLSFAMTSERPERSRKLCDILDKGVSVMRKTGQLNYLLLKYGLKDWIQLR